AAGCTGAAGATGGCCTACTGAATGTGGTGCTGTTTCTGTGTTGGGCGGTGAAGGTATAGACTGATCTTTTGCTCGAGGTCTACATGCATCTACTCTGCTGATTGTTGTTGTCTGACAGTCTGGTTAGTCATCTTGGTGTGAAAAGGCTCGGTGAAGAGAAGTTTGTTTGTCTGGTGGTGTGCTGCTATTTAGCTTGTTCGGTTGTGCACTTTGGTTCAGAGAACCATGGGTGATTCTAGTGTAGACAAACTCTGCGAGAGTATGCACCATATGCTTGTTAAATTAATGGAACAAGTAAAGACAAAAACAAGTAATACGTCTGATGTTTTGAAGATCACCCTGGAACCAAATCCAGTTAAATTAACCGGTCCAGGTGATTATTTTAGTTGGGCTCGGAATGCCACCTTAATTCTGGGAGCACATGGTCTACAGAATTTCCTGGAAGAAGATGAAAAAAAACCAGAAGATATGTCACAGGACCAATGGGAACAAAACCAAAAATGGGTTATGGTTTGGCTTCTTAGTTCAATGGAAAGGGCTGTTAGGGAACAAGTTGAGAATTTTCAGAATGCAGCTGAAGTGTGGAAGGACATTGAGAAACAATTCTCCGGGAAGTCCAATAAGATGCAGGTCTCTAGAATTCTTCAAGAAATGAGATGCATTAAGCAGGAACAAATGTCGGTGACTGAATATGCGGGTGAACTCAAGAAATTGTACAGGGACTTGGAATTTTTCAGGCCAATTAAACCACATGATCCAAGAGACCTGCCTCTGTTCCGAGAATGGTTTGAGCCGTTACTTGTTCAAACTTTTCTAGATGGACTAAATCCAGAATTCCATTTACGCTGAGCTGATAATGGCTATACCAAAATGGCCTACCCTGGAGGAGGCAGTCGCAAGTATCCTGGAGGAAGAAACACGCTTGGCCAATAATCTAACATCACCACAAGTAAATGCAGAGACACGGGCAGCTTTGCCCTCGGTCTCTCAACCGCATCCTAAGGCAAATGCCATGGGTGTCGATTACAAACGAAAGAGCAAAGTGATATGTGATCACTGTAAGAAGCCCGGTCATATTAAAGAAGATTGTTTTGAACTGGTCGGCTTTCCTCCTAGTTGGCAGCGGAGGCAACAGAACAAGCCCTATGCTAGTCACAATCGAGAGAAGAAACATGGCAGAGTCCACTTTTCATCAGCACAGGGACAAGCACCTGTGATAACTCCGCAAGCATTAGAGGAATTCAAGGAAAAATTAATGGCTGCTTCTGCCGAAGGTTCAAGTAAAATTACTAATGTTCATACTGCAGAAGGTGAGAATTATTCGTCCCTCCCATGGATAATTGATTCAGGGGCTACAAATCATATGACTGGTTCACCAAGAAAATTCTCATCTTATACACCATGTTCCGGGAGGGAAAAAGTCCGTATTGCTGATGGATCCTCCGCTGCTATTATGGGTAGTGGGACCATCAGATGTACACCATCTATACAATTAAACCCTGTTTTACATGTTCCCAGTTTCCTGTGAATTTATTGTCAGTCAGCTCAATTAGTAAGTCTCTAAACTGTGGAGCTTGGTTTGAACCAACATGGTGTATGTTTCAGGATTTGGATTCAGGAAGAGTACTTGGGACTGGAACTGAACATGATGGCTTGTACTACCTTGATAATGCTTCAACTCCACTTGCATTCAACACAAAGAATGCCACGTCTACAGATGAGTTACTTCTACTACACTATAGACTTGGACACCCCTCATATCAGTCCTTAAGTCGTATGTTTCCCTCTTTATTGGAGTCATGCCGCAAAGAGAAGCTTGTATGTGATGTGTGTGAATTAGCTAAACACACGCGAACTAATTATCCTAGTAGTTGTGAGAGGAGCAAAGTACCTTTTGAAGTCGtgcattcagatgtttggggtccttcCAATGTAACCTCTCTTTTAGGAGAGCGGTGGTACGTAACTTTTATTGATGGATTTAGCAGGTGTACTTGGCTATATCTGCTCAAGCAAAAATCTGAAGTGTTGTGTGCTTTTGAAAACTTTTATACTCTCGTATGCAACCAATACAATGCTAGTGTAAAAATATTCAGATCCGACAACGGAACTGAGTATATTAATAGAGAGTTCAATAATTTTCTGTCCTCTCGTGGTATTATCCATCAGACGACATGTGTGAACACCGctgaacaaaatggtgttgcagagAGAAAAAATAGGCACCTTCTAGAAGTTGCTCGTTCCctcatgtttatgatgaatgtgccAAAGTTCCTGTGGGGTGAAGCTGTTAAAACAGCAGCATATTTGATAAATCGTCTGCCATCTAGAGTTCTAAACTACAAGACACCAATTGAGTGTTTGAGTGGTACTAACTCTTTTATAGTACCTCCCAAAGTTTTTGGTTGCACTTGTTTTGTCCATGATTACAGGAACTCGGTGGGGAAGCTTGATCCAAGAGCGGTTAAATGTATCTTCCTCGGATATTCTCCTACTCAGAAGAGATACCGGTGCTGGAGTCCTACCGAAAGGAAATTCTTTGTTAGTATGGATGTGACATTCCATGAGAATGAACCATTTTATTCTCCAAACGGAAGATCTGCTATTAGCATTGGTAGCAAGGGGGAGATGCCAAGTAAAGGACCCATCGTTGAAGGCTCAATGTTGATTCCTATGATCAACACATCACAACAGAATGATGAAACAGAGGGGGAGGAGAATACAAATATCAACAAAGATAATGGTGGCTCAAATGATCATGAGGTACGGGAAACTTGTTCACCTCAACAAGTATTGCAACAGAATATGTCTGATATGTCTTCATCACGTTCTAGTACATCACCTTGTGGGGCAGAACATGATAATGTGGAAGAAGAAGATGTTGCCCCTGTTCTGCAAGGTTGCTCTCCAGTGGACGACCCCACAGCTACCACAATCGAGGAAGAAGGTACTGAGATCCCTCTAACAGTTCATAATAATCCAGAAGTTGATCATCCAATTGCCTTACGGAAACCTGTTAGACGTACTAATTGCCGGCACGTCTCAAAGATTGTGTGGGTTATAAACATGATATTGCTAAATTTTTGACTTATGAAAAATGTAGCCCATCATTTAAAGGATTTATGACATCACTTGATTCCACTTATATTCCAAAGGATTGGGAGAATGCCATGAAGGACCCTAAGTGGAAAGCTGCTATGTTAGAGGAAATGAATGCTTTAGAAAAGAATAACACTTGGGAGTTAGCAGAGTTGCCGCCAGGTAAGAAACCAGTGGGGTGTAAGTGGGTATATACTGTTAAACACAATCCTGAAGGAAAAGTGGAACGATACAAAGCCCGTTTAGTTGCAAAAGGATATACACAGACATACGGGGTAGATTATGAGGAAACATTTGCTCCTGTGGCCAAGATGAACACTGTACGAACTCTAGTATCATGTGCTTCAAATCTGAATTGGGATCTACATCAACTAGATGTAAAAAATGCATTTCTACATGGAGATCTCCAAGAGGAGATATACATGCATATACCACCAGGTTTTGGTACAGCTCAAACTGAGGGCAAGGTGCTAAGATTGCATCGCTCTTTGTATGGGTTAAAGCAATCTCCTCGTGCATGGTTTGGTCGTTTCCGTCAGGCTGTAACACAAATGGATTATAAGCAAAGTAATGCTGACCATACTCTATTCTATAAACGTAACCATGATAAATTAACCATCCTTAttgtctatgttgatgatattattatcACAGGAGATAATTACAAGGAAATTGAAAGGTTGAAGCTGCAGTTGACACGAGAATTTGAAGTTAAAGATCTTGGACAACTAAGGTATTTTTTGGGAATTGAAGTTTCTCGGAGTGCCAGAGGTATTTATCTTTCTCAGCGTAAATATATTTTAGACTTGTTGGCTGAAACTAAAATGACTGGGTGTCGTCCATCGTCCACTCCAATTGAGTCCAACTTGCGCCTTGTTAAGGATGGGGGATTTCCTGTAGATAGAGAGCAATATCAAAGACTTGTTGGGCGTTTGATTTATCTATCACACACTCGACCTGACATTGCTTATGCTGTCAGTGTCGTCAGTCAGTTTATGCATAATCCACAAAACCACCATATGGATGCCGTGATGCGGATTATTCGCTACCTTAAAGGATGTCCTGGTAAAGGCTTATTATATACGTCAAATGGTAATTTACAAGTAGAGTGCTATACTGACGCTGATTGGGCCGGGTCATTAGATGACAGGAGGTCAACCTCTGGTTATTGCACGTTTGTTGGAGGCAACCTCGTTACATGGCGTAGCAAGAAACAAAGTGTGGTCGCAAGGTCCACTGCTGAAGCGGAATTAAGGGCTATGGCACATGGAGTTTGTGAAGTGTTGTGGCTGAAAATCCTACTGTTGGAGCTAGGCCTATTTCAGTCGAAGCCTCTAATGCTATATTGCGATAATAAGGCAGCTCTCGATATTGTCCATAACCCAGTGCAACATAGTCGAACCAAGCACATCGAAATAGATCGACACTTTATCAAGGAAAAACTAGATCATGGAATTCTATGCATGCCCTTTGTAAGCTCTTCGGACCAAGTAGCGGACATCCTAACCAAGGGATTACCAGAAAGAGTTTTTTGTAATCTTTGTCGCAAGATGGGCCTTTTTGATGTTTTCGccccatcttgagggggagtgtaGAGTTGTGTTTGTATGTGTATGTGTACTTAGGTGTAGTTTAGTAAATAGTAGAGGGTGTAAAATGTAAAAGGAAAAAATCCTCACTGTTAAAGATAAGAGAGGAACGAAGAAGGAGCAAGAAGGCTCCAGACTTTTCCCAGCCTCGCTTGTGCATCTCGAACCCAAGATCCTAGAAAGCTGAGATTTCTTCAATCCACTTCCAGTAATCCAACACAAACCTATAGTGATGGTTCTGATGAATAAATTGCAGCTTTGGGAAATTATTTCAGAATGTTTGGCTACTAAATGCAGATGATGCTGTTAATCTCGGATTCTACCTTGAACAATTCATAAAATACACATTGTAACGTGTTCTAGTATTTGTTACACGAGCTCAAGACCCGTACTGCCTACTATTTTGGTTCAAGCGACGGCATGTTCCGATTCTGTCGAGGACCTGGCTGTTTGAAGATTTATTCGCGAAAGTGGGGTCTCAAGATCACATGGTTTTTATCAGAAAACAGCATGAACGTAATAAGTTAGAGCAACCATGATAAACAGAAAATTGGCCCCTTTCACGGCAAAGCTAGAGTGATGGTTCAAACAAGAAAATCACACAGCTTTCAGAAATTCTTTCAGATTGTGCTTTGCAAGACTGTCGATCTGCGAGCCTGTTAAGCTAGCTGCTACTGATTGCAGCAAAGCCTGCTAAGCTTGTACTCTATCTTGAAAAGCGCATGCATTAAAAACCGCATTGCGAGGTGTTGCTACTACTATATGCTACACAGTTTCTGTGCTATTTGCTACGCGACGGAAGGACTTGCGTACCTGCATCGAGGAAAACCGGCGAGGGTAGGCGGACGAACTGCCGGGGGTTACCGTCGGCAGTaggcgccgctgctgctccgcgaCGGCCGCCCTGTAGATCGGCTGCGGTGCCTGGCTGGCGAGCATCCTCCTCGCCGCGTGTCGGAGCGTCGCCATCGCCCGAGCGTTTGCTGGAAATCGATCGCCCGAGTCTCAGTTGCTGATCTGAGAGTGTTCCTCTTTTTTTTTAATTAGGGTTCCACTCACTTCCACCCTTGCACCATCGGAGTTGGTGTTGGGCCCTGAAGTTCTGACGAGAAGCCCAGTTTTCTCTTGGGGAACTTGAGGCCCAGTATTctctcaacaaaagaaaaataatGTAAGCCCCAGGTCGCAAAAATTCCCCAATTATTCCCAAACCCCACCCGAGCTCCGGCTGCGCcccaaatccttcgccgccgcggtGACTGTCCTCCGCACCTCCGTCACTCCACCGCCGCCGTCACCATCCGCGCTGCCGCGGTGACTGTCCTCGCCGCTCGACTGGCGCCGtcaccagcccttccccgcccacGTGCCGCCCCGACCGCAGCctccccgtcgtcgcctccctcTACCGACCATCGCCCTCTCCATCTCCGGTGACTTCCCCACCTGTGTCCTAAGTATATTATTGCTCCTGGTGCCCTATATTAACCTAGAATTGCTTGTCCAAGAATTTTAGGCGATTTAGTATAAACTTAATTTCTTCTCATTAGATGCACGGTATGTCCTTAACACTTTTATGTCTTCTGTTGGAACAATTAGTGCTCAGGGCATTAGCAGGATATGTACTTCAAAAACTTTTGTCTTCTGTTGGCACAACTAATGCTCAGGGCATTAGCGGGATATGTACTTAAACAACTTCTGTCTTTAGTAGGAACAACTGGTGCTTAGGGCGTTATCTTaattcttccctcttgtcattggACTGGATTCGCCTCACTTTCTGACTATGTATTGCCTATATGGAAACTTGGGTTAGCTTCTTTCGTATTTATATATATTGTACTGCATAATTGTTTCTTCTAACTCCAGTTTACTTGGGCGTTATTTTTTCAAAGTATTATTGCTCCTGGTGCCCTATATTAACCTGAAATTGCTTGTCCAAAAATTTTAGGGGCTTTAGTACAAACGTAATTTCTTTTTCATTGGGAATTAGCAGGATGTGTACTTAACATTTTTTTTCGTCTTCTGTTGGCACAACTAGTGCTTAGGGGTATTAGCAGGATATGTACTTAAACAACTTTTGTCTTTTGTTGGAACAACTGGTGCGCTTAGGGCATTATCTTAGTTTCTCTCTCTTGTCATTGGACTGGATTCGGCTCACTCTCTGACTATGTAATGCTTATATGGAAACTTGGGTTATAGTAGCAAGCATTGTTTGCTTCTCTTCGTATTTATATTGTAGTGCATAATTATGCTGTCACTTATGGAAATATAAACTATATTCATCTAGAAAAAGGAAATACTACATTCCTGAGATCTAATTTTAAATCACAAGGATTGTTTTCCCCATGTTGTATTTGAACAGATTAGCGCATTTGCCATGTTGAGTGATTCTGATCTTATTTCTTATTCAGATCTGTAGGGCATGGTTGTGTAAGCAACGTTGAATATCTTCTGGTGAACTTTGGGATTTTGTTTGCTAGCTAGGTGGCTGCAAATTATCACTATTTAAGGAAGCTTTTGGTAAGCTTTAACTTCCAGATTGAATTTTTTGTCTTGTGTATAATTCTGTGTTGTCTCAGTTGATATATCTGTATTGCTGCTGCTAAATAGCTCATCTTGACTACTATGTTTGAAGCTGTCCATAAATAATCTAGCTACTCTGCGATGGCAATGGCTCTTCGGTCCGCGGGAAGAAGGCTCCTCACTGGCAAGCTGCCGCAGCAGGGGATTCATAGGGCTGCTGCGGAGGGACAACAGATGCCACTACCGACGGCCATCCGCGGTGTCGGTTCGCTGGGCTATTCTCGCCAGTATGGGACCTTTGAGGTAGTATTACTAAAAGTCTAAAACTCGAATGAGCTGCTGACGTGCCAAGTTGCTCTTACTACTGGATCCATCACTAACTTATTCTATTGTATCTATATTGTTAAAACCTGCTTATGTGATTAACAATTTCTTGGTTGCAGCGCTGTATGCGGGTTGGTGACCTGTTTGTCAGGACCACAACGGCGGTCAGTATCATCTCTGTCTCCATGGCTGTTCTCGCGCTGTCAGTAGCACTACCTGTCAAGATGTTTTTAGCTCCTAAGAAACCTCAAGATATGGTGAGAAAGCTTTCCAACTCTTCATTGTGTTTTATGCATCAATCAAATACGGTAGCTGACTAATCTTCTTTTTGATGGGTTTAGCGGCGAGGAGAACCCTCCAGGTCCCAACGTGATCACCGTGTTGAAGAGAAGATGCAGGAACTGCGGGAAGTACTTTTGAAACACGAAGCTCAACGTCGTGCTCAAGGATGAGGGCTCTAGAGGCAGCTGCTGTGTTCCGGCTCTTAAGTGAAGGCTCCAATGGGGACCTGCTGACTATCCTATTCATCTATGAGCAAAAGTCTATTTTATTCTACATTTGTAGTTTGTACTACCACTTCAAAGACTGAGTTAACTTTTGTCCTGATGTTGTTAGATTCAAATCCTGATATCCGGTTGCAGTTGTACTCCTTAGTAGTGTGCACTATTGGTTCGGTTTCAAAACAAAATGTAGTCTACAGATTGGTTCCGTTTCTAAACAAAATGTGCACGATTAGTGCATCTTTAATGGAAGATCTATATTTGGTCCTCTATATATCTCCATATACACCACCGTATAAAAAGATTCTGTTTTAGACCTTAGTTTTCCAGCTGCTAGTCTATATTCAGGAGGGCTATAATCTTTATCCTATATTTCAATAATAGCTTATAACTACCATTCAACTACTTGAAATCTGAATATCAGTTCGGTGGTATATTAACTAGAATCTGAATCTCAATTCTGCAAACCATAATATTGAGAATCTTGAAAATGCTGAATATCACAGTCTGTTCTTAGTTGGGTACATTACTCCTTCTGAAGAAGAAATATCACTGAAGCGCATCTGGTGTAGTGGTATCATAGTACCCTCCCACGGTACTGACCAGGGTTCGATTCCCTGGATGCGCAATTTTTGAACTAAATTAAACTCTTTGTATGTTTCATCACCGAACATCATTTTGCCCTTTTTTAATCGCACTTTTCCTGCTTATGCTTCCTTATTCAAGAACTAAATTAACATAAAAACGGTTGACTTCCACAGGTTCAAATGATATCAGTGACAGATGTTTGAAAATAATGCAATCAGGTTAGCTAATTGGTAAGACTACTCTAACAATATTCAGAAGTGCTCATCGTTGTAATTTGTCAACTAAAAATAATGAATATTCATACATTGAGGCCTCCACGATAGAAGAGAATGTCTCGTTTTGATTGCAATCTTTGTTCACAATTCACACATACAATGCacagaaagtaacattttgatcaTAATCTTAGTTCACATCATACAATGCAGTAGCTATCAGGCTGTATTAGTAAATCACAGATAAGTTACAGCGTGACACAATTTATACTCACCGGATCTATTTGTTTGTTCCTAAATATATGATGTTTTGGGAGTTCAAATGAACTACAGCGTGACACAGCTTATAGTCACCGGATCTATCAGTCTGTTCAAATAAACGGAGGGAGTGTCTAATGGGAATCGCATGGTTAGTCATACAACTTACCATCGATGAGCACTATGGTCACACAAATCAAGTTTAGGAGGGCGTTGGTCACTCCCGTCAGATTTATGAGCAACGAGGTCACTCCCGTCGGAGCATCGCTAACGGTGGGTGGCGTGGCACGTTGACCAGGCGGACTAGCCAGTTTATTTGCAGAAACCCCCTCCACAATTACATCATCTGAACTCATCCGTCCACACTAGAGTTGCTCGGTTCGTCTCCCGTGCGAGCCGACATGCAGGCGACGGGTGAGCACGCCGCCGGCAACAGCGACGGGGGCGGCAGGCCCTCCGGGGATCATCGGCGAATGGGAGAAGATATAGGACAGCCGCGTCGACGAGATCCATGGATGGAAACTCCAGATTACGGTAAGTAATCCGTCTATGACCCGATTTGGGGATTCTACTTAGGGTTTGATTGGCGGTTCGATTTTTGGTAGAGTTTAGTTGTTGTTCTGTCAATTCATTGTCTTGTAGTTGGCTTAAATTGGTAGGGCTACTGCTCTTACGTGGAATCATATGTGATTTTGGTCAGTACGAGCTGGTACTGTTTCCTGTGTTCTTACTGTGTAGTGTTCTGCCGTGTAGCAAGTTAATGAAATTCGTTTTCGTTGTTGCAATGCAGGTCGAAGTGATGATCTTTTCAGCATTGAAGTGAACCATGGAGGTTTTTTCTGTGGATTAGGAATGAATAGGGTATATTTGGATACAAAAGTCGACTTGTTTGATGATATCAGCCGACGTAGTTTCTGTTGTGCAAGTTTGGGCTACATTTTGAAGGAATTGGGATACAGTATTGCTGATCTAAACATAAGGGTGTACTGGTGCAAGCCTGGGAAGACAATTGGAGATGGTCTGGTGGCAATCAAACAGGAGAAAGATGCAGATATGATGAAGAATTGTGTAGTAGAAGAGAAGAAACTGATCATGTATGTTGATCATGTCAATTTGCTGGAGAAACAAAGGTGGGATGATGTCAATCAGCAGCATGTGCCACTGCCTGATGTTATGAGTCCACCAAAACAAGGTTACGAGCACATATCAGAAGTTGATGATGTAGGCAACGGTGATGAGAAGGATGTTGTCATGTCTTGCTGTAGTGCTAGTTCTTCAGACTTGGACAGTGATTTTGCAGATTCAGACTATGAGTTCGAAGAAGATGACGAGCACTTCAAGAAGAATGTTGATGAAGGTGTGAAAGATGATTTAATGGAGAAGACAACATCGAAATCCATGAGAGAACCTGAGAAATATATTGGAGAAGAAGATGAGCTAGAGCTGCCTGAAGACCACAAGGGAGAAATCACATACAAGTGGAAAATGTTCAACAAGCTGACAGACATGCAAAATCCCACATTCAAAACTGGAATGATTTTCTCCAATGTCCAGGAGTTGAGAGCTGCAATTTCCATGTACTGTGTGAGGAATAGAAGGAAGCTCAAGAAGGTGAGAAATAATGCAATTAGAGTTGAAGTTGTGTGCCAACCTAAGTGTCCATGGAAATTAATTGCCACAAAGCAGACAAGGACAGAAGGTTCATTTGCTGTGACAAAGTTGAATGATGTGCACACATGTGAGAGGGTGTGGGAGGTGAAGGAGCTCACGGCTCCTTTGATTGCACAAGAGTACTTGGAAGAGATTAGGGATAATGAGAATTTATCACTGAAATCCTTTGCGAAGAACCTAGAGCATCACACTATCCAGAAGAAACACTTACTGACATTCCCCCTAGAGGAAGAGGAAGGGCAGAATGGCTGCTGTGGGGAGAGGGTCAAGCTGCTGCTGATGTGGACGTTGACACATCCCAGGCACCACCACTGGATGTTTCTCAAGCCTGATCACTAGAACTACTGCATATTCAAGTTAGTAACCAAACAGACAGGGCACTTCTTTTTGATCTGTTTGTGTACTCACTTGTAAACCATATCATGCAAATCATGTGTGTCTGCGAACTAGATAGTCGCTACACTTATTTTGCCGTGCAATGTCAAGTTTATCTATGACTGAATCGTTCATTATCTGTGTCATGTGGAATGTCAAGTTCATTGCATAGCTGATCATTCTCTTGATGATTTAATAGACAATAGCAGACATATATTAGGCCAAACGATTCCCTCTTACAACAATATATGGTTAACTGGCCGGTCTGCCTGGTCAACATGCCACGCCACCCACCGTTAGCGGTGCTCCGACGGGAGTGATCTCGTTGCTCATAAATCTGACGGGAGTGACCAACACCCTCCTAAACTTAAATTTTGTGACCAAAGTGCTCATCGATGGTAAGTTGTATGACTAACCATGCGATTCCCTCATAAGagtactactagtatactatgacaGCTAATAGACCAGACACCCATTCTTTGTATCCGCTTTTCCTTGCCCTAGGATTTTTTTTGCATAATACAGAATGGTGGATGAACTCCACACTGAATGCAAGTAGGGGACAGATGAAAAACGCCTTTTAGTAACCACGGAGGAAACACGTTTTTCAGTATCACAGCCACACCACACCTGCAAGCAGGAATACAGTAAATCAGAACCACAGGGTGCAAACAAAATGCGTCATACAAATGCCATGTTCAGCAAATGAGAGAAGCATATATAGACCGCATGATTAAGCGAAGCTTGCTATTGCTTGTTACAGAAATGTTTCACTATAAATCATATGACATGGCAATAGAGAAAAGTGAACATGCAGATTATTTTCTGCTCTGTGTAGTAGAGTACTAATTTTAGCACAACTGAGGAAGCAGAATTTCATGATCCATATGTGGTTATAGCAGCACAGATAACCTAACAGCCACCACATGTAACAGTAGGAAGGAAAGGTGGATCAATGTTGAAAATGAAACCTGCAATGCAATCTACCACCAGACCACTAAGCATCAAATTCATTGTAGAAAAGCACCACTTCTGTACAAAGAGCATACAACACCTACTCGTCACAATATCTAAATGATCAGGACTATTACTGTCAAGAGGTTCCAACTTCAAATGCGGATAAGACTGAAACAGCGACAACTTAACGTAAATACAAAGGCTCAACTAGTCTCATGTGAAACATATTTGAAGTGTGTTCAAACAGTAATATTAAGGAGAAACAAACATGTTAGTATAGACCAGAGGTGAGAAACAAAGCACTCTGTCCTTGATTTGATAGTCGAGGTAAGTCCACACATCACCATGGTATAAGGCAACACTACCAAGACTGTCAAATTAAAGATCAGAGTGGCCTCTTATGCTGTTTTATTAGAGAAAACAATGAGGCATATTCCTTCAATTGACCACATAATCTGTACAAATCAGTCTACCACCAGGCCACTAAGCATATTAAGTTGATGATGGAAAAGCACAACTTCTCTATAAACATCAAACTGTTCCTGACTCGTCTAACTTTCTACAATTCACGATAACCAAGTAATCAGGGTTATTTACTACTTCAAGAGATTGCAACTTCAAATGCGAAGAAGACTGAAGCAGCAACAACTTTACGTACACACAAAGGCCCACTAATCTCAAGAGAAACTTCTCTGAACTCTTAGTAATTTTCAGAAGATGGTATTAAGGAGAAACCGACATGTTGGTGTAGAACAGAGGTGAGAAACAAATCTCAGAAGAGCTTCTCGAAGACCATGGTGGTCTCTTTCTCGTCGAGTGAATCAGTTCAAAGGTTCTGAACAGAGATACCCAGGCACTGTCTAACCATGAAGAAACCAACGGAACCGTTCAATCTAAGATTGCTTTGTGTGATTCGATTTCACACAGAAACAAATAATATGATCCATACATCTCCTTAGCAATGGCATAGGATAAATTGGCAACCATCTCATCTCATCGAAATGTCATACGGATAAAGCCTCATACAAGTAGTAGTCAGAAATTAGACCCCTACTGAATTCACTCATACGGAGTATGGTCCAAGCAGTAAACATATTGTAACAAGGAAGCCTGGACCCTGACCTCACATGAGCTCCTCCTCCTTGCGGAGGTACTCGCCGGCGTCCGACTGGTGCAAAACGACCACGGCGTTGGTGTCGGCCTTCCTGCAGTCCTGCGCGCCCCTGGCAGCGACCCCAAACCCGAGCGGCACGTCCGCCATGGACATGACGACGACGCCGTCGCCGGACGTGGTGTTCTCGGTGATTCGCGCGAGCGCGGACTTGGGCACGGAGTTGCCGAAGAGGAAGGAGCGCTGGGTGTCGGGCTTGAGCCAGACGCGGCGGCGCGCGTGCGCGGCGAGGAGATCGAGCGCGTGGACGGTGAGGTGGAAGGCGCCGGCGTGGGTGAACTTGCCGACGGGCGTGCCCACCCCGGCGAGGCGGGCGCGGGAGACGGCGGTGGCGCGGCGCACGAGCGACTCGGAGGCGTAGAAGACACGCGCGGTTCTTGTGGAGGCGCGCGGAGGCTGTAGCGGCCCGGCTCCGGGTCGGGGCCCTCCGCGGAGGGCCGGTCCAGGAGGTGCCTTAGGGGTTGGGGCCGGTGAACTTG
This region of Lolium perenne isolate Kyuss_39 chromosome 2, Kyuss_2.0, whole genome shotgun sequence genomic DNA includes:
- the LOC127331638 gene encoding uncharacterized protein, with the protein product MQATGEHAAGNSDGGGRPSGDHRRMGEDIGQPRRRDPWMETPDYGRSDDLFSIEVNHGGFFCGLGMNRVYLDTKVDLFDDISRRSFCCASLGYILKELGYSIADLNIRVYWCKPGKTIGDGLVAIKQEKDADMMKNCVVEEKKLIMYVDHVNLLEKQRWDDVNQQHVPLPDVMSPPKQGYEHISEVDDVGNGDEKDVVMSCCSASSSDLDSDFADSDYEFEEDDEHFKKNVDEGVKDDLMEKTTSKSMREPEKYIGEEDELELPEDHKGEITYKWKMFNKLTDMQNPTFKTGMIFSNVQELRAAISMYCVRNRRKLKKVRNNAIRVEVVCQPKCPWKLIATKQTRTEGSFAVTKLNDVHTCERVWEVKELTAPLIAQEYLEEIRDNENLSLKSFAKNLEHHTIQKKHLLTFPLEEEEGQNGCCGERVKLLLMWTLTHPRHHHWMFLKPDH